The Macadamia integrifolia cultivar HAES 741 unplaced genomic scaffold, SCU_Mint_v3 scaffold1782, whole genome shotgun sequence nucleotide sequence TCTATTCTTTAGGGAATCTAGGACTCTTGTAGTTCTTTAGACTCCGGTGCACTCCTCGAGGGTGGGAAGTGGAGGAATTTCCTCTCACCACTCTTCCctactttcttctctcttttctatctttttctccatttttctccttctagtctctcctttttctcctcttttgggAGTGTCTTTATGGGGGAGAGGAAAACACTATTTATAGGTGTCAACCCCTCCCTCTTACAAGCTTGTCCAAAAATTTTACGGTTCGACCATCTGAAAATGGCAGGCTTCCACAGGTCCATCAAATTTACTTTGCAAAAGtgattttttcatgttttaaatGCACAAAACATTCCTTCTTTATTTGAGACTGGCAGGTTCATAAAAATATTGGCAAACCCATCCCAAAACTttctttaaaatgcattttaaataaaagatttttttttttttttacttttcatttttctcatttttctttccttttttggcaAGGAACTGGAGGGCCCATGGCTGATTTGGCGCATCCGTGGCTGAGATGGTAGGCCCATGCTGATCTGGACGGGCCTGTGGATGGATCCTGTGGGTCAGGGAGAAACCGGGTCCGAATCAGTTCTATTGATCCCTGTTTCAACTTCTGGGAGATCCGGTGGTCTGATTTTCACGTGCAATATATCGTGGGAATCTTCTTTCCAAGCACTGTCCAATGGTATGGGTTTCTAGCTCCTTATTCactcaaaaaaatcaaaaacatcAAAGAGGGGACTTATGCCCTTTTTCCAGCTAAGGGTTTTTCTGGCAATCCTTATTTATGCCATTCCTGCACCATTGGAGGGTACTTGGAATCAATTCATTAACATATAACATGCTAGTATCGAGTGCCACAAAATAGGGTCCGAATTTGGCCTGGGgccggattagggtttcgggttgtATTTAAGCTGATTTGGGCCACTTCCGGGTTGAAgattaaattagggtttagttttgatTCTCAAGTCATTGCCGTCATTTGGATCATCACCATAGGCCTAGATTCCCTCAATCGTTGCTTGCATGTCATCACTATCAGGGGGTAACAAAATTGGGTCTCCACAACATGGCACTTTCTTTATGATGAAAATCTTACTTTAAAACTTGCCATTTTAGCACTCTTATCCAAATGGAACTTCACTGTCTTTAGACTTATTGAACCTCTAAAGACTGCGCTCTTCAATTTATATCTGGACTTAGAAAACGTCCCTTCTCCACCCATGGAAAATGTGTCTTCTACTTCCTCCCACTTGAAATGGGTACTGGACGCTGAGGTAATGTTTTGGCTTCAGAAATCTAGACACATCTATATTTCCAAAGGTGATAGAAATACCAAATTCTATCATTCCATTACTAAGTCCAACTACCACCATCGAAGAATTGATTCCATTATTTTCAGGGAGGGGGTTACTATCTCCAACCCATGTGATATTGCTATTGCCTATGCCTCGCACCTTACTTCAATTTTCACCACTTCCAACCCCATTAACCGCTCTTCGTTGGTTCATATAAGGCTCTCAGACCGGATGGGTTTCAAGCAGTCTTCTACCATCAATTATGGGATCTTGTTCAATGGGATGTTTATAACCTGGTGGCTGTCTTTATCAGAGATATTTCATTACCATCTGGTATTAACCACACTCTCATTTGTCTGATCCCTAAGAGAGAAAACTCTGCTCATGTTGAGGATTTTAGACCCTTAAGCCTCTGCAATGTCTCTtacaagcatggttttaagtatctccgataccgatacaataccctccgatacgtatcttaaatttagtcggccgatacgatacacaccgatacgatacatggaatttttaaaatcatttcgtatcgatatatatcctacaatacataccgatatgcatcaatataccaccaatacacatcgatacgatacgatatgcctcgatacgattttatggaaaatataaaattgaggtaaaatatacgtttcggtatgtattggtacgtatcggtgagtatcggtatgtatatatcgacacgtatcggtgagtatcggtacgtatcggtgagtatcgatacgtatcggtgagtatcgatacgtatcggtgagtatcgatacgtatcggtgagtatcggtacgtatcggtatgtaccgatacagtgcgctacggtcatataatggccaagatgggtaatttttcaaaaaaacacgattttttgaagggtttttgttccaaagttgttgtcagccctatttctctctaactaaagtggaaatcaaggttgggaacaaggattttacatttatgggacaactacaaaccttgaattcttagtacgataccctcaatttagtgtttatgcataatacatgttatcaatagctttttttaacaaattctttatgcaaaagtgtttaaaaaaatgtttcctatccatttatgtgtgaatTAGGTCTGTACTCCATCATATCATCTCTCCATTCCAATCTGCCATCATTCTTGGGAGACAAATTTTGGACAATACCATCATAGCTCAGGAGATTTTCTCCTACTTTAAGAGGATGAAAGGTAAACCGGATGGGTAACTACTAAATTGGATATGTCCAAAGCCTATGATAGATTCGAACATGGTTTTCTAAAGAGTGTCTTTGATTTCCTTGGGTTTGGTGAACGATGGCGAGACCTAGTTAGCTACATTCTTAGCTCctcataattatttattaaacttgGGGGAttgacttttaatttttttgagccTTCAAGAGGGATTCGACAAGGTTTCCCCCATATCCGTTCTTGTTTATCGTGGCTATGGAAGGACTATCCCAACTCTTAAATGTGTACCTGGATCTGAATTTATTTAAGGGTATCAAGGTGGCGCGTTCTGGCCTTGAAATTTCCCACTTATTTTTGTGGATGATACCTTTATCTTCTGCCTTGCCACCCAGTCTGACATTTCTACCATTAAGGGAATCCTTGACCTCTTCCCTGACCTTTCTGGGCTCACCATTAACCTGGACAAGAGTGGCCTGCGTTCAGCTCAAATGTCACCGCTTCTTGCAAATTGTCCATTTGCAATTGGTATTAAAGAAATGGGTGGAAATTCTACCCATCTTGGTACTTATCTCTTTCCCAGAGCTAGAAATAAAAGCTTTCAACATATTGTGGATAGGATTAAGAATAAATTATCATCCTGGAATTCTAACTTGTTATCTTTTGCATGACGTACTGTGCTACTGCAATCCACTCTAGCTTCCGCCCCTTCTTATCTAATGTCATCTTTCCTGTTGCCTAAATGTATATGCAATAAATTATACTCTATTTACTTGAAATTCTGGAATGGTGACAAgcaagataaaaagaaaagttgaaTTTGACTGGATGGAACAAAGTTTACAATCCTAACTATAATGGAGGTTTGGGCATTAGAGCTTCGGACACCCAGAATCGTGCCCTTCTTTTGAAATTAGGATGGAAAATTTTGACTAATCTAGACTCTTCTTCGGCTCGACTGCTTTCGTCCAAGTATTTCCCATCGAGGTCCATTTTCCATGCATCAACTTTAACAAAAAGTTTCATTTTTATGGAATAACATTGTAAGTATCCTCCCCACCCTCTCTTCTATGAGTCTTTGAAAAATTGGCAATGGCTATAATACTGATATTGGGTGGGACCCTTGGATACCTACAAACCTGAAATCCTCAAGTAATGCTAATATCCATCTATCCCATAGAGAATAAGAAGGTTTGTGACTTAATTTCTGGTAATATGTGGAACACTAGCCTCCTTTCGTTTCTTCCATTGAACATTGTtaattcaattttaaaaatCCTTATTGGTCCACATCCGGACCTATAGTGGTGTACCCTTTAATAATCAGGAATCCTAACCACTAAATTGGCTGCAAAATTTTTGAGTTCTGGCACACCTACTAATCTTATTGCATCCAACATGTGTACATGCTTATCTCCCTGCTCACACTAGTGTGCTTCTTTTGGAAACTCCATATCCACCCAAAATTTAAGTTTATCTTTAGAGAATCTCCCATGGAGGAATCCCGACTATGGATGTGATAGGAATGTGGGTGCCTATGGAGACTACTTGTGTCTTTTGCAACTCCCAGCATGAAACCGTTTGGCATACTTTTCTCTCCTACGACTTTACGAAGCGCATCTGTGTAGCAAGCCCTTTGGGTTGACACACTAACTCCCTTCATGCTTCTTCCTTTCAACACTTAATTATGTGTCTTTAATTCTAACTCTGTTCCACGTAATGATCTTGAATACATTTTCTTTGTGTTCATTATTTTGTGCTACTTCATTTGGTCTCATAGGAACAACAtcattttcaaaaaacaaaaacttaatcccttcaaaattttaaatcctGCTTTATGTTGGATTAGTCAAATCCATCACCACTCGCAAAATCCGTCACAACAACAGGTACTTTCCCCTCCCCACTCCCACACTAGTAACGATTCCTTTGCTCAAGTCCACAATAATGGTTTGGGCTCTAATCTCAAACTCGTCCACAAATATGACAGGTTGGGCGGTGGGGTTAGAGACAATGGAGAATATCATTTACTAATGACAGACTATGGAAATTCTACTAAAGGAGGCGCCAGAGCACTCTTACTTGGGGTGCAGCATGCACAAAAGCGGGGGTGGACTCTAAAGGAAATCTGGACCAACTCTGAAGTTATACAAAACTTAACTTTTGACTTGGACAACATTTTTTACCTCTAAATGTGgctcttctttttttgaatGTGTATAAATCCATGAAAAACGTAGTTTCCATTCTTAAACCATTTGATAACATGGCCATCTCTTTTGCCACTCTAGCCCAACCTTAACTAACAAAATGCCCACTCATGTATCTAACGTAGAAGGATGTAGCACTTTACTTCTATGTtagtttctgttttcttctttgattaacatacatatatatatatatatatatatttattttattttattttattttattttttgaagtgCTTAAATCGAAACCATCAAATATAGTTTAAAACTTTcaccacaaaaaaaatccagtttaaaaaaaatacaattgttTGATAAACAATTCGATTTGATTTAAAACCGATTACAATTTGTTGAAGTCGATTAGATTTAACCTCACGAGACCATTTAAACCAAGTTTCCACATATTTTGTGAGTACACTTAAAATTTAGAGCAGATATGCAACAAAATCAAGGATCAAAACCGTGTACAACTTTTTACGGGTAGAAAAACCGTGTAACTGAAAAATCAAAACCGCTTTACAAATCATAAAACGGTTTTTTATCAAACGAAACGGAAACGCTAATAATACTTAATTTACTATGGGGGTCTTGACGCGGTAAGCCGAGTTCCAGCAGAATAGTCTTAAGGCAGTTACTTCTGATGGCCCCAACACGGCAAACACCTTGATCGTACGAACGAGCAGCTTCAGTTCTGGTCCTCTACCTTGTGCCAACTTGACTGATCCTAGTACGAAGTATCTTCAAAAGTAACTGGAAATTCCTAGTGCTGCTACCGTTGGGGCCCACCGCCTCTTCTGCCAACGTTCTAAGCCTCCGAACCTTATCCCTCATGgtcctcccttcttctttccacAAGATCAGATCCAGACCATCCACCAATCCACGTTCTGTAATGGGCCCACCTTCTGTTGTGATTCCGATTCCCCACACGGATGATACCCACCGTCCATTCAGTGTCTGATCGCCCAAGAATGGACGGCAGATCATCGGTACCCCACCTGTAATGCTCTCCAAAACCGAGTTCCATCCGCCATGTGTGACGAATGCTCCGACTGCTACATGGCTTAGTACACGAGGCTGTGGGACCCATGGGACCACCATTGCCCTTTCCTTGGTCCGGTCCAGAAATCCATCTGGTAGTTGGCTTGTGGAAGCCTCTTTGAGGGACCATAGAAACGGAGCACCAATCGCCTCCAAGCCCTTCGCCAACGCTGCCAGCTCAGCAGTCGGTGACGTTATCACAGTTCCAAAACTCACGTACACGACCGAACCGAGACTCTGACTGTTCAACCACGATAGGCAGCCAGTCTGATCGTCCCCAGCGATAGATCTTTGTGGGACCCAGAGGTTGAAGGGACCCACGGGGAGGAACTGCTTGAACTTCGATCTCAGGTCTTCAACAGCGGTGGGGTTTAGCTCTTCAAATGAATTGACGACTACAGCGTCGCCACGCCGCAGCATTTTGCCCATCTGATGTAGCATCTTTGAGAAAGGCATTTCCATGTTCCCAGACACGACTCCTTCAGGTAAGTCTCGAATGCGTATGGACGACAACCCCGGCAAGAAACCGATTACTTCATCTTCCCGTCCAGTGATACCTGTGAGAAGAAACGAACCAGCTCGATCGAACCGgtggaaacagaaaaaaaaaaaaaaaaacgaagttAGAAAAGGAGTTGAAACAAATAAATACCATGAGGCCCAACTCCAATCTTGCTCCGTATCAGATCGGTGTAGACATGAATCGAGACCGCTGGAGGTCCAGCCGTCCAAAGCGGGATCCACGGGACGCCGAGCTCATCTGCCATGTCCGCAGCGAACCAGAAGAAAGCATCGGTGATCAAACAGCTGATATTATTCCTAATGTCTGCGATTGCCTCTTCCATCGCCTTCTTGAAGTTCACGGGCGCCGCACGGAGGAAAAACCCGATGAGCTCGAGAGGGTTGCCCTTGAATTCATAGCCATTGGGAATTCCATCGTCAACGTTGTAGGGTTTGAGGTTAGGGAGAGGCGGGTTTGGGTTCGACCGAAAGATGGAGTGGTTAGATTGGGCGGtgcagaggaaggagaaggagagttCAGGAGAGGCGAGCGCCAGGCGGTACGTGAGGGAGAGGAGAGGATCAGCGTGGGTGCCGAAGGGGAAAGCGAGAACGACAATTTGAGGCTTCTTGGTTTCCTCAGCCATGGAAGAAGTAGGCTTTGGAGGAGCTGAACGTTGTGAGCTTTAGGttaacgagagagagagagggagagaatgaCATACCACGAAGCGTGAGGGATAACGGACTCTCCTCTCCTGATTCATGAGGAGGGAGTTGAGTGGTATTTAAGGCTTTAAGCTCGCTAATTGCCAACTACGAAGGGGGAAAGTTGTTGACTTCTTTTTAGGTAGACATGAATTGGTACAAAACTCTGAACTGGGAAAAGATTCTTGACCGGCTGGGGCAGGTTACGCTAGCAACACTATTTATATCTTTTTCACATATGAAGTGAATTCGGTGTTCTCTAATGTATGGTAGTGTTTTTAGTTTAAAATTTTCGATTGATTCACAAATTATTCGCTTGGACAGAATAATTCGTACCGAGTACAACATTTTTTACCAAGATTTGAACAAAATCACAACTTTTAAACTCAAACAGATTATTCTACCGAATCCGAATAATAGGAATAAGTcagataaggaaaaaaaaaaaacatggtcaAGGGGAGATCTTGACTTCGAATCTTTTGGCTGTTATTTActtcaagaaattaaaaaattaaaaaaaaatttaaatttaaattaagaaaaataagaaatatatgtaatttaACTAATTACATCTTGGGAACAACCcattggaaaaaagaaaataattaaatattaaggGAATCTCCCACCTTGAGAGACATTATCACACCCTGCCTCTACTTAGGCCAAGGTATGAGGCATTGGACACTTTACCATATCCAGTCAACCTGATACCCTCGGATCTAAACTCAAGGTAGCTTATAACACCACAAGACAATTATAAATAAGAGCTCTCAATGATATAAACAATCTAGATGCAAAATATATTACATAATCACTTCCAGTGTCTCTAAGTGATACTTTATATTACAGTTATCCAAttgaaagaatatatatatatatatatatatatgtacatttttctcaaaagaatatttacacaaaagtataatttctcacaaGTAACTATATACAATTATAGACATCAGAGTGCTCTCAACAGAAGTATATGCACAAAAAAACAATGTCAGGATAATTCTCTACTCCTCAGTAGTACTGGCCTCCGTAGGCACAGTCGTCATAGTCACAATCGGGTCCATGGACGACCTCATCCTCTGAAAAATAGGTCAAATGATCCAGGGCCACTATCTCATGAGCAGAGCAGAAAGTCAGAAAAATACTGACCTCGTCATCTAGAAAAGTAAATAAGAGGGGTGAGCACATCATGCTTAGTGAGGGGGTGGGGCAAGCAAGCATACACACAATACAAATAATACAATGCATGCTCCACGCAATTAAATGATGCCCATAAATTCATTTAATATTACACTACTTTCtaatccattactaagtctgatAATTAAGGGTATAGTGCTACGTAACGTAGGTCCTATTCCCTACcttgtacgttgggcctcaggaatacaagctagttgcaggcAGGAGTCAGCTAATCCCGATTAGAGCCTCGATCCCCTGGCTAACCCTTAAGTTAATAACCTTGGGTAGTCAggcatacagtacgtcgtatcctGCTGTCATCCATCTCAGGTATAGTATGTTGTACCACAGAAGTGTACTGTTGATCAGGCAACCACATATATCGGGATTAGTCAGTACCTATCCCCTACTGACAAGGGGTCATAGCACTCGGGTGGTAATGTCCTAACGCACAATATCTATATGATGCACATTCACCATCCATATCACATAATAATGCAAAGCACACTGGGCACTCATTAGTGTCTCCACTTACTTGCCTTACCTGTTCTGAACTTCTCtatccaaaaccaaaatcaacacAGATATATGCACATATTAAATGCATGAATTGAAGGCAAAGTTAAACTGAAAACACtccataaacaaaatcaaagcacCCACTTACCTTGGTATTCAAGGTTAAAGAAATCTTCCTTTTGAGTTGGATAAGTTTCTGCATTGcaaatcaatttttctattcCATAACATGCTTAAGTTATCGAGTATATAATTAAAATTCTACTATCAACCTTAATTAGATGGTTATTCTTGTTCCCATTCCCCTTTTTATTAGTTCTTAGTTCAAATAAGATTCCCATTCAATTCTGTGATTTCTGGGGTTGAAGTTTATAAATACTAGAACCATCAGTTAAGGACTACATTGTCCCTATTTATACGTATTATAGGTCTTAAACAGGTTTACAAAGATGATAGGTCCAACAGTAGCCATACTATTTTCTGGAATCCCAACCGACGGGAGACAGTAGGGACAACCAACTGGCCGGTCGTGTCCCACCGGTTCCCTTAATTTCTATAGAATTCGATTCTGTATCTTTCGCTGGACTCTATAGGCCACTGTGGGGTATGTTCAGGCCAGGTATTATGATTCGagccctattttgggtcaattCTACCGTCTTATAGTTATATTAAGTGGAAATTCAACACAACTTGGCTCGCAGCaaatttttttaagagaatTTTGTAAAAATTTCATGGAACACCTTTGTTCCTATTCTGTTTTTAGTATATACACACTGTATGTACCATAGATGTgcagggtttcaatctcaactCATTAACCCTAAGTTTTATTAACTCAAATTCTAGCCTTTAAACATAAATGATGAAACCCTAACTCAATTGGGACCTTTAGTAACAGCTATTCCTACCCTATTTCATTTCTACCATACTAACACTATTTATAGCTTGAGTAAAGGGTAGTACTTACCTGAGGGTACAGCCGATCCAAGGTGTGCCTTAGGTAAATCAATTCCTCCCTtagttctctctcctctttcatttccttcttttctcttcttctccttcttctttccctcttcttcgtCTTGCTGTTTACAATAGGTAGCAGCTCAAATGGGTGTTCGGTGATAACCTATCTGCTtatatatatctctctccaccGAACTTGGCTGAGGGCCTATTTGGGTGGAGAGATATAACTATATATATAGTTATATTTATACCTATATATACTCATTTAATTAAGCTTCATGTATTTATACAATTTTTCCTTCTGTAACATCATTAAAATATAGGGGAGAAGGGTTGCATAGTAGGGA carries:
- the LOC122064818 gene encoding anthocyanidin 3-O-glucosyltransferase 7-like; this encodes MAEETKKPQIVVLAFPFGTHADPLLSLTYRLALASPELSFSFLCTAQSNHSIFRSNPNPPLPNLKPYNVDDGIPNGYEFKGNPLELIGFFLRAAPVNFKKAMEEAIADIRNNISCLITDAFFWFAADMADELGVPWIPLWTAGPPAVSIHVYTDLIRSKIGVGPHGITGREDEVIGFLPGLSSIRIRDLPEGVVSGNMEMPFSKMLHQMGKMLRRGDAVVVNSFEELNPTAVEDLRSKFKQFLPVGPFNLWVPQRSIAGDDQTGCLSWLNSQSLGSVVYVSFGTVITSPTAELAALAKGLEAIGAPFLWSLKEASTSQLPDGFLDRTKERAMVVPWVPQPRVLSHVAVGAFVTHGGWNSVLESITGGVPMICRPFLGDQTLNGRWVSSVWGIGITTEGGPITERGLVDGLDLILWKEEGRTMRDKVRRLRTLAEEAVGPNGSSTRNFQLLLKILRTRISQVGTR